AATGAAGACGCGATACAGCTCTTTGGTTAGTGTTAAGAAAAACATTATGCAAAAGAGTGAGCGTCTTCTTCAGGCTAAAAATGCTTCATTACACAATGCCCAAGAGGCACTTGAAAAATCCATCGAAGAAATTTCACATATACAAGCTCCGCAAAACGGAATCATCGCAGATTTTATTTCCAATCGTGCATTACTTGATTCGCAACGCTCTTTAATCAAACACAATGAAGAGTGGGTTGCTTTTGCAAGAGGGGAAGTTGAATTGGCAAAAGAGCAACTTAAACGTGATATGATAGAATATGAAAAATATCAATATCTACAGTTACAAGAGATTGAAGCAATCAAGAAAAAAGAGAAAATTAAAGAAGCTAAAGAGTTAGATGAGATAGCACTGCTCACGTTTGGCGTAAAAGAAAGGTCTGCATAGTGAAATTTTTATTAGTTTTATTAGTATGTTTTGAATTATCGTACGCTTTAGAGACAAGTGATAAACTTTTTGAATGTACGGAGATTTTTAAACAAAGAAAAAGTGAATTGCTTGTTGAACTTGAAAGAATAGATGAACAA
This is a stretch of genomic DNA from Sulfurimonas sp. C5. It encodes these proteins:
- a CDS encoding flagellar export protein FliJ — its product is MQKSERLLQAKNASLHNAQEALEKSIEEISHIQAPQNGIIADFISNRALLDSQRSLIKHNEEWVAFARGEVELAKEQLKRDMIEYEKYQYLQLQEIEAIKKKEKIKEAKELDEIALLTFGVKERSA